The DNA segment CGCTTATCAAGTGAAGTTACAGTATCTGTTAATGTTTGTTTAGATACTTTTCCATCTCCATTAGCTGGTGACACTTCATAAAGAACTTCAAAACCCCCTTGAAGATCTAAACCAAGATTGATATTTTGCATAACCATTTTTGCGGTACCAAATACAGCACCAAAGATAATTGCAACTACTAGAAAGAAAATAACTATCTTACTCTTTTTTACCATTTCTGTTTCGTTCCTCCCTCATCTAAACCATAACAAATCCCAGTCAAACAACAAATACTCCTATTGTATATGAATACATTTCTATTTCTAAGTACTTATCATTAGACTGTTAATCTTCCATATTTGGTAGAAGCGTATTTTCCGCTTGAGAAACATGGTTATTAGATTCTTGTTCAGCCGTTGTCATAATAAATTGCATTAATTGTCCGATTTTCATTTGCATTACATCATTTATTCTTTCATGTAATGCTGGGGCTGGGTTATTCTTCCATTTTTCTTCTGTTAAAAATGCCCAAATGTGACTAGTCTTGATTTCCCGGTAACCTAGAATATGAAAATCTTCCACTTTAATTAAAATTGCTGGTTCTAAATCTTCATACCAAGCCGAAAATCTATCCGTCATCAAGTCATCCCCTTTCTTAAACAATAAGCATATTCCCATTTTATCTAAAAAAAGCTTAAATGGGAAGTATAAGCTCTATTTTTATGTTTAAAAAATGCCACTCCACCGTTTAAAGGGAAATGGCATTTTTATTTCGAGTATTATTTGTTGTCTTCTACAACATCAGTGTCATCAGAAGTTGTTTCTGCTACAACTGGATTAGAAACTGCATTCCCTTTTTCAAGGACAGTTCTTACTGCATTACGGTCAAAAGTTAATTTGCTGTTTCCGCATTTCAAAATGACTGTGCCATCTTCAATTGCTTCTACAATACCGTGAAGTCCACCAATGGTAATAATTTTATCACCTTTTGCTAAACTGCTTTGCATATTTTGTACTTCTTTTTGACGTTTTTGTTGAGGTCTGATTAGTAAGAAATAGAACAAAACGATCATTAAGACGATTGGGACAAATGCTAAAATACCACTACCACCCATATTTTCCAACTCCTTTCAATACTTTATATATATTTAGAAATTTTTTGCATCAGGACGATTGAATCCATATTGCTCAAAAAATTCTTCCCTAAAATCAGCAAGACGATCTTCCATAATAGCGGAACGAACTTGCTTCATTAAGTTTAACAGAAAATGAAGATTATGATAAGTTGTAAGTCGAATTCCAAAT comes from the Listeria welshimeri serovar 6b str. SLCC5334 genome and includes:
- a CDS encoding post-transcriptional regulator — protein: MTDRFSAWYEDLEPAILIKVEDFHILGYREIKTSHIWAFLTEEKWKNNPAPALHERINDVMQMKIGQLMQFIMTTAEQESNNHVSQAENTLLPNMED
- the yajC gene encoding preprotein translocase subunit YajC, whose protein sequence is MGGSGILAFVPIVLMIVLFYFLLIRPQQKRQKEVQNMQSSLAKGDKIITIGGLHGIVEAIEDGTVILKCGNSKLTFDRNAVRTVLEKGNAVSNPVVAETTSDDTDVVEDNK